TCTAATGATAAAATTATTCTGATCAATTCTGCAACCGGAGTGAAGCAACAGGTTTACTTTTCTTTTGCCCAATTTTTTGCAGAACAAGGGTTTACTGTCATCACTTATGATTACCGTGGAATAGGGCTTTCAAAGCCTGAAAAAATGAAGGGTTTCAAAGCTTCAATGCGAACTTGGGGAAATGAAGATTTTAAAACTGTCACAGAATTTATCATTAAAACTTTTCCAGGTTATCAGAAGTTTTGTTTGGGACATTCTGTTGGAGCATTAATCGTTGGAATGAATGAAAAATCAACAATATTTGAACGGTTTATCTTCGTTGCCACCCAAAATGCTTTTATTGGAAACCTAAAATGGAATACAAAATTGGAAGCTTTTTTCGGTTTCGGATTTGCGCAACCTTTTTTTACCGAGCTATTCGGTTATTTTCCAGCACATTGGTTTGGATTGGGA
Above is a genomic segment from Chryseobacterium mulctrae containing:
- a CDS encoding alpha/beta hydrolase family protein; its protein translation is MEKLILSTKDQCQLTTHLFKPEKSNDKIILINSATGVKQQVYFSFAQFFAEQGFTVITYDYRGIGLSKPEKMKGFKASMRTWGNEDFKTVTEFIIKTFPGYQKFCLGHSVGALIVGMNEKSTIFERFIFVATQNAFIGNLKWNTKLEAFFGFGFAQPFFTELFGYFPAHWFGLGESLPKNCAYDWRTLILNRKSTGKLLLETKDYSKELDQKVLVLYAEDDAWLTDKGVKSLLNDVYFNLKPDYRILKTSESEKGEIGHVNFFRSYNKKLWNIILNEII